AGTTTCTCGGTGACGCAGTACTTGAACTGACAGTATCCAAGTTTTTGTATAACGCCTATCCCCATATGAGTGAAGGAGATTTAACAAAACTGCGTGCAGCAATCGTTTGTGAACCATCCCTTTTTCAGTTTGCGAATGAACTGTCTTTTCACAACTTTATTTTACTTGGCAAAGGTGAGGAACTGACGGGTGGAAGACAACGTCCTGCGCTTTTAGCCGATGTTTTTGAAGCCTTTATTGGAGCTTTATTTTTGGATCAAGGCTTGGATGTTGTTGTTCACTTTTTGGAGAACCACGTGTTTCCAAAAGTTAGCCAAGGTGCTTTTTCGCATACGATGGATTATAAAAGCCAACTGCAGGAAATGGTGCAAAGCAAAGGGCTTGGAACGGTTGAGTATGAGATTACAGAGGAGAAAGGCCCGGCTCATAACCGCGAATTTATATCAGCCGTTTTGATCGAAGGAAAAGTGATTGGAGAAGGAACAGGAAAGTCAAAAAAAGAAGCCGAACAAGAAGCCGCACAAAAAGCACTTATCATCTTGCAAAAAAAACAATCCTGGTAGAAGGATTGTTTTTTGCAGATGAAACAATTATAGAACACGCAATTATACGTTATTACGGAGTGCTCCTAATTCAGAAACGATCGCCTCAATTTCGCTGACGCTAAATTGATTTTTCCTGTTGACAAGAGAATATAGATCCCGCAATTCTTCATAATTGTCAATGTCGTAATCTTCGGCTTTAATGGCTGAAGTGTTCACAACCTGCAGTTTCTGTACAATTCCGTTAATCATGTATTCCATGTTGTCTCTATTTTTTACAGATAAATCCATGTTCACACCCTCTCCCAATGTTTTTACGTATTATTCTATCATGCTTCAACTGATAATTCCCTAACTTTTTCATCACTTGGCAGGAACAAACTGAGAAATCCCAATAATGGAAGTAAGCTAACAAAAATCATAACGAATTTCATGCTTGTCAAGTCAGCTAACGTTCCAAAAAAAACAGCACCTATCGCCCCCATCCCGAAAGCGAGGCCGACAGTCAAGCCTGATGCCATTCCAACTTTTTTAGGCAAGAGTTCTTGTGCGTAGACAACCGATACACTAAAGCTGGACGTGATAATGAAACCGATTAAGAATACGAGTGGTGCAACAAAAATAAGCGAAACGTGCGGCAGAATAAATGCGATTGGCGCAGCCCCGATAAGAGAGAGCAAGATAATATTTCTTTTGCCGAATCGATCGGCAAGCGGACCGCCGGAAAAGGTTCCGATCACACCGGCAATCATAAAAATAAAAATATAGATTTGCGCTTGTTTAATCGATAGCCCATAGTCTCCAATCAAATAAAATTGGTAGAAGTTCGTGATACCGGCGGAATACCATGAGCGGGCAAATACGATGAAAACGAGCAACAGCATTGCGATTTTAATTTTTCTATGGATGGGGCGCTTGCCATTTTTCTCTGTTCCTTTAACTGATTGTTTGATGGCGGGCATGGCTTGGTTTTTATACCACTTTGAAACAAATGAAAGAATAGCCATTCCAAAGAAGGCGACTAGAACGAAGGACAATACGCCACGTTGCCCAAATGGAACAAAAATTAATGCTGTAAAGATCGGAGCCATTGATTGGCCAAAGTTTCCTCCAACTTGATAGATGGATTGTGCAAGCCCTCTCTTGTTTCCAGCAGCCATGTATGCAACTCTTGAACCTTCAGGATGAAAAATTGCCGAGCCCAAGCCAATAAAAAGAACGGAAATTAGGATGATGGAAAAATTTGGCGCCAGCCCAAAACCGATCAATCCAAGCATGCTCATAAACATGCCGGCCGGAAGTAAAAAAGGGAGTGGGCGCCTGTCGGCAATGTAGCCAAAAACAGGCTGCATAACCGAAGAAGTCATGTTCACCATGAATGCAATCCATCCAATCTGGGCATACGTTAAATTTAAGGATTTTTCCAGAATTGGAAACATCGCAGGCACAACCGCTTGAATTGAATCATTAAAAAAATGCCCGGAACTAATCGCAAATAAAATAATATAGACTGTATTTAATTGCTTAGTTGTTGTTTTTTGTGCAGTAACCGCCATTTTCTATTCTCTGCTTTCATTGAATTTAAATTTATTTTAAATGATCGTTGCACTTTATGCTATCATATTACAAGATTGCTTGCCGGAACGATAGTATAAAACACTAGATGCAGCTCTTAAAATCCATACAGGTGAGTTTTCTATTCAAAAAATGAATTGGTGAGAAACGAGGAGGAATTAAAATGAGTTTTTTTAAAAACTTAAAAGATAAAATTACACGCCAAACAGACACTGTTACAGAAAAATTTAAACAAGGGCTAACAAAAACAAGAGATTCATTTGCCGGTAAAATGAATGATCTTGTGAAGCGCTACCGCAAAGTTGACGAAGAGTTTTTCGAAGAATTGGAAGAAATTTTAATTAGCGCAGACGTCGGCGTTGTCACAGTAATGGATTTGATTGAAATGCTTAAGGATGAGGCGAGAACTAAAAATATTCAAGATACGGAAGAATTAAAAACTGTGATTTCCGAAAAATTGGCAGAGCTGCTCGAAAAAGAGGAAGGGGATGCTGACCTTAATATTCAAAAGGATGGCATGACAATTATTCTAGTAGTTGGGGTCAATGGCGTAGGGAAGACGACGACAATTGGCAAACTGGCACATAAATTCAAAACGGAAGGAAAATCGGTTGTCCTCGCGGCTGGAGACACATTTAGGGCGGGGGCGATTGAACAGCTGGAAGTATGGGGTGAAAGGGTCGGGGTGGATGTTATAAAACATCAAGAAGGTTCAGATCCCGCGGCTGTTATTTTTGATGCCATTCAATCAGCCCGTTCGAAAAAAGCTGACATTTTGATTTGTGATACAGCTGGAAGATTGCAAAATAAAGTGAACTTAATGAAAGAACTTGAAAAAGTAAAAAAAGTGATTGCAAGGGAAGTGCCTTCTGCCCCGCATGAAGTACTTCTTGTGCTCGACGCAACGACTGGCCAAAACGCAATGAATCAAGCGAAAATTTTTCGAGAAGCAACAGATGTGACTGGGATCGCGTTAACAAAGCTTGACGGGACTGCCAAAGGGGGCATTGTGCTGGCGATTCGGCATGAGCTTGATATACCAGTTAAATTGATAGGACTTGGCGAACAAATGGAGGACTTACAGCCATTTGATGCTGGCACATTTGTTTATGGCCTTTTTTCCGACATGATTGAGAAAAATAGTGAAAACAACGATGAAGACGGACTGTAAAGATGAAAGCTTGACAATAGAATAGAACAGATGTATCATGGAATAACGTGTAAAGGTAATTTCCTTAACAGGGGGTAGATTCATGCTTGAGAAGACAATCAGGGTCAATGCCCTTTACGATTTTTATCACCCTCTTTTAACACCGAAGCAGCAAAGCTATATGTCGCTTTACTATATAAATGATTTTTCGTTGAGGGAAATTGCTGATGAGTGCAACGTTAGCCGCCAAGCGGTTTATGATACGATTAAGCGCACCGAGATCATGCTGGAAGATTATGAAGAAAAACTGCATCTCTATGAAAAATTTAAAAAGCGCGGGGATGTCATCCGGCAGCTTTACGACGTTCTCGATAACAAAAAGAATACAGAAGTTATGTTGAATCTGATTAAACAACTTGAAAAACTGGATTAGGGGGCGGCATCGCTTATGGCATTTGAAGGATTAGCCGACCGGCTGCAAAGCACACTGCAAAAAATACGCGGCAAGGGCAAATTGACTGAAGCTGATGTTAACGAAATGATGCGTGAAATCAGGCTTGCATTGCTTGAAGCCGATGTTAACTTTAAAGTCGTAAAAGATTTTATTAAGCGTGTGAAAGAACGGGCGATCGGCCAAGAAATTTTACAAAGTTTAACGCCAGGGCAGCAAGTCGTTAAAATCGTCCACGATGAATTAAAGCAATTAATGGGCGGGGAACAGAGCAAAATTGCAGTGGCATCGAAGCCGCCGACAGTGATTATGATGGTCGGCCTTCAAGGGGCGGGTAAAACGACAACCACTGGGAAATTGGCGAATCATTTACGGAAACAATTAAATCGCAAGCCCTTGCTCGTAGCGGCAGATATTTACCGCCCTGCAGCGATTAACCAACTTCAAACATTGGGCAAACAATTAAGTTTGCCAGTGTTTTCGCTTGGGGATAAAGTGAGCCCGGTTGAAATTGCGAAACAGGCCATTGAAAAGGCGAAAGAGGAACACCAAGATTATGTTCTCATTGATACCGCTGGACGACTCCATATTGACGAGGAATTGATGCAGGAGCTTGTTGATGTGAAGGAAGCGGTAAAGCCGGATGAAATCTATCTCGTTGTTGATGCCATGACAGGGCAAGATGCAGTAAATGTTGCTGATAATTTTAATGAACAGCTTGACATTACCGGTGTCATTTTAACGAAATTGGATGGTGATACACGAGGCGGTGCGGCGCTTTCCATTCGAGAGGTAACAGACAAGCCGATTAAGTTTGTCGGGATGGGCGAAAAAATGGATGCTTTGGAGCCTTTCCACCCCGAAAGAATGGCTTCGCGTATTTTAGGAATGGGCGATGTCTTAACATTAATCGAAAAAGCACAAACAAACATCGATGAAAACAAAGCAAAAGAACTTGAGAAAAAGATGCGCACAGCTTCTTTTACATTTGACGATTTCCTAGAGCAGCTTGGCAATGTAAGAAAGATGGGTCCCTTGGATGAACTAATTGGCATGCTTCCAGGTGCAAATAAGATGAAAGGGCTCAAAAATGTACAAATTGATGAAAAGCAGCTTGTTCACGTTGAAGCGATTATTCAATCGATGACACCGAAGGAAAAGGAATCACCTGAAATCATTAACGCGAGTCGGAGAAAGCGGATTGCGAAAGGCAGCGGAACGACGATTCAAGAGGTAAACCGGTTGATTAAACAATTTGATGAAATGAGAAAAATGATGAAACAAATGACAGGCATGCAAAAAGGAAAAGGAAAGAAAAAAGGGAATTTTCCATTCCCATTTATGTAAATTCAATTTATTCTTTCCCTTTACAAATGTAGGGGTTTATGATATTATAATAAGTTTTGGAGGTGAGAATGATGGCAGTTAAAATTCGTTTAAAACGTATAGGTGCAAAAAAAGCTCCTTTTTATCGTTTGGTTGTTGCAGATTCACGTTCCCCTAGAGACGGACGTTTTATAGAGGAAATTGGCTACTACAATCCGGTAAAAAGCCCTGTTGAAGTTAAAATTGACGAAGAAAAAGCATTGCAATGGATGCTTAAAGGCGCAAAGCCTTCTGATACAGTCCGCAATCTATTTTCTAAAGCTGGTTTAATGGAAAAGCTTCACAACACAAAACATGCAAAGTAATAAACAACCTTTTTATTATAAGTTCAAAAAGGAGGACAGCCAGACTTTTTGAACAACCTTACGTGTGGGAGGCTCATGACCGATGACCGAATTAATCGAAACGATTGTTAAGCCACTCGTAGATTATCCTGATGAAGTTGTTGTTACAAAATCAATGAATGAAGGGCTTGTTACGTATTCATTGTCCGTTCATAAAAATGACATGGGTAAAGTAATTGGTAAACATGGTAGAACTGCGAAGTCGATTCGATCAGTCGTCAATGCGGCAGGAGCGAACCGAAATGAACGCATTCATTTAGAAATTGTTTAACTTCATTCAGCAGAAGTCTCCTACTTCTCTAAGTGGTGATATAAATGCATATCGGTATTCCATTTAATGGGGTTCAAATCCCAGCTGAATAAAGTTAAAGCCTCCGGCGGATGCCACAGATTTTCAGAGAAATTAAGGAAGTTCGACTACGAACGCAACGTCCTGTTGCAACGTCGAACTGACCTACATCCTGTAGGCCGGAGCGCTCGATAAAATCTGGGTGCAAATACGCCAAGGCGCATTTGATAAGGTGAGGGGAATCCCTCCCTTTTTTTAATCATTTCACTGGGGGTGGCTTTGATGAAAGTCATCAAACGTGCCATTGTGAAGCAAGTTTTAACGGAAACGAGTAAAGCGGAGTTTCTAAAAGTGTTTACTGAAGAAAAAAATAGATACGTTACAGAATGTGAACAACTTGATTTTGAAAGAAGAAAAGCATTGAAAAATCAAGATAAGAAAAACCATTCATCGATTGCAGCCCGGTTTAATGAGGAAATTGATAGAAGAAAAGAAAAAGTTCGGTCAATTGACTTTCAAATGGAACAATTAAAAATACTCCCGTTGGGAACAGAAGTGGTTGAAAAAGAAATTGAAACCATATCCGAATTAAAAGTTGGCGACAATTGGAAACAATCGTCCCGGCCTGCCGAAATCGTCGTAAAAGACGGTGTGGTTTTGGAGATCCGACCGTAAAAAAATTCTCATTCTCGGAGGTTTTTATGCGATGGTTTAATGTTGGAAAGATTGTGAATACACATGGCTTAAAAGGTGAAGTGAGAGTCATTTCGACGACGGATTTTCCGGATTTGCGCTATCAGATTGGAAATACGCTTACTTTTTTTTCGGAAAATCATGCGAATGAAAAGCCATTAACCATTCGAACACACCGAAAACATAAAAATTTTGATTTATTAAGCTTTGAAGGATATAGCAATGTGAGTGAAGTCGAGCCGTTAAAAGGTGGAACGTTAAAAATTTCTGAAGATCAATTGGGTGAGGAAGAACTTAACGAGAATGAATTTTATTACTATGAAATTATTGGCTGTGAAGTGTTTTCGGAAAATGGCGAGAAGATTGGCGTAGTGGAAGAGATTCTATCGCCAGGCGCCAATGATGTTTGGGCTGTGCGAAAAGATGCCGATAAAAAACTTGTTTATATTCCTTATATTGAATCTGTGGTAAAAAACGTTGATATCCCTGAAAAAAAAATTACCATTCATTTGCTTGAAGGGCTGATTGAATGAAAATTGATATTTTGACCTTGTTTCCCCGCATGTTTGAAGGAGTTTTTAATGAATCAATCTTAAAAAAAGCGCAAGAAAAGTCTTTGCTTCGCTTTAATCTTGTTAATTATCGCGATTATTCATTGAATAAACACCATAAGGTGGACGATTATCCTTATGGTGGCGGTGCCGGTATGGTGTTATCCCCCCAGCCTATTTTCGATGCAGTAGAAGCGGTGGTGAGAACGAGTAAGACGAAACCGAGAATTCTGCTTATGTGTCCCCAAGGCGAGCCATTTACGCAAAAAAAGGCGGAAGAACTTTCCGAAGAAAAACATTTAATCTTTATTTGTGGACACTATGAGGGCTATGATGAAAGAATTCGCACCCATCTTGCAACAGACGAATTATCAATCGGCGACTTTATTTTAACGGGCGGGGAATTGGCAAGTATGGTAATCATCGATAGTGTTGCAAGGCTTATCCCCGGTGTTCTCGGCAATCAGGCTTCGCACCAACAAGATTCTTACAGCACAGGGTTGCTTGAGCATCCACATTACACGAGGCCTCAAGATTTTCGTGGAATGAAGGTTCCAGAAGTGCTTCTCTCAGGCGATCATAAAAAGATCGGAGAATGGAGACGAAAAGAATCGTTAAGGCGAACCATCGAGCGGCGTCCAGACTTGTTAAAAGAAAATCTTTTGACAGAAGAGGACAAGCTTTTTTTATCGAAACTCAAACAAGAAAAATCATAAACTTTCTTGCGGCTTAGTTTTCCATATGCTATGATGGTGGATGTGTGAGTACGATGTTCCGCTGTGATTTAATGAAGGAATGACAAGAACATCTGTGTGGAAGGAGGGCGTATGTCATGAGCGATAAAATTGCTGAAATTACGAAAGAACAACTAAAAACGGATCTTCCTAATTTTCGACCTGGTGACACTGTGAAAGTTCACGTGAAGGTTATTGAAGGAACCCGTGAACGTATCCAGATTTTCGAAGGTGTGGTCATTAAACGCCGTGGAAGCGGAATCAGCGAGACGTTTACTGTTAGAAAAATTTCTTATGGCGTTGGAGTTGAAAGGACATTCCCTGTTCATTCTCCGAAGATTGCCAATTTAGAAGTTGTACGCCGCGGTAAAGTACGTCGTGCGAAACTTTATTACTTGCGTAACCTGCGCGGTAAAGCTGCACGTATTAAAGAAATTCGTTAATCATAAAGTCTTAAAGAAGGCCATTTTGAATAACCGGTTAAATAATGATATAACTTTTAAAGGAGTCTTGTATAAGTCAAGCTCCTTTTTTTGTATCATCTATTGATGTTGGTAAGCTATCTTTTTAAATTGATGGGTATTACTTTCTTGCATTGCACCGTGATAAAGGGATGTGAAGCTGTGACAATTCAATGGTATCCAGGCCATATGGCCAAAGCGAAAAGGGAAATGACTGAGAAATTAAAAATGATTGATGCCGTCTTTGAACTTGTTGACGCTCGGATTCCAATGTCTTCTAGAAACCCAATGATTGACGAAATCATAGGAGACAAGCCCAGGTTGCTTCTATTAAACAAAAGCGATATGGCAGATCCGAAAATGACGAAAGAATGGCAGGATTTTTTTTCCAGTATCTCTATTTCTGCAATTCCGCTTAATTCGCAAAAAGGGACAGGTGTCCAATCGATAACAACAGCAGCCCAGCAACTGTTAAAGGAAAAGCTTGATAAAATGAGAGCAAAGGGAATGAATCCCCGTGCGATAAGAGGGTTGATTGTAGGAATACCGAACGTTGGGAAGTCAACATTGATTAACCGGCTTGCAAATAAAAAAATAGCGAAAACAGGCGATCGGCCAGGCATAACCAAACAGCAGCAGTGGATTAAAGTTGGCAAAGCGCTTGAGCTATTGGATACCCCAGGCATTTTATGGCCAAAATTTGAAGAACCCGTAACAGGCTTGCGTTTAGCTGTGACAGGGGCTATTAAAGACGAGCTTCTCGATTTTCAGGAATTGGCACTGTTTTTATTAACGTATCTTCGGGAAAATTATCCCGAGAATTTGCTTCATCGTTACCACTTAGACGAATTGCATGAAAACCCACTTGATCTCTTAGAAGCAATCGCCAAGAAAAGGGGATTTCTTATGAGCGGCGGCATGATTGATTATGATCGCTGTGCAGAAATGCTCCTGCGTGAATATCGCACGGAAAAGCTCGGAAAAATCACACTTGAAAGACCAGGTGACTTTTATGTTTTCAAACATGCCAATACAAAAGATTGAAGAATACGTTCGGAATGCTTCAATAACTGAAGAGTTGCTTGAACAGCTGCGGAAAGACGAACGCAAAGGAGTGCAGCGCCTTTTGGCAAAGGTTGAAAAGGAGCAAGAAGAACAAAAAAGGCTTATTGAACAATATGAACAAATGTCCCGGTATGAAACGGCTCAAAAAATGAAAGGGAAAAAATTTATTGCCGGTGTTGATGAAGTTGGCAGAGGCTCGCTTGCTGGTTCTGTTGTTGCGGCCGCAGTCATTTTACCTGACGAACCAATTCTTGGATTATACGACTCCAAGCAGGTAAACAAGAAAAAAAGAATGGAATTGTTCGAAAGGATCCACGAAAAAGCAATTGTCGGCATTGGGACTGCTTCCCCTCATGAAATCGATCGGCACAACATTTATATTGCGACAAAAATGGCCATGGTGAAAGCGATTAAAGCCTGCTCACCAAACATTGACCACGTTTTAGTCGACGCGATGCAACTGCCGATTTCCATTTCTCAAACGTCCATCATTGAAGGGGACAAGAAAAGCGTCTCGATTGCCGCGGCATCCATTATTGCGAAAGTTACGAGGGATCGCATGATGGCGGAACTTGCACAATCGTTTCCTCAATATGGCTTTGACCGAAACGTTGGCTATGGAACGAAAGAACACCTTTATGCACTAAAGAACTACGGAGCAACGAGTGAACACCGCCTTTCATTTTCTCCGGTAGCGGACACAATGAAAGGGTAATGGGAGAATGGCATGAACTTCATCCAATCACTTGTTAAATTACATAAGATCGTTCCACTCCATAAACAAATCCCTTCTATTCGAGAAGGACAAATCTTTCACGGCCACGTACGAAAACTCATGCCGAATAATATGGCGCATGTTGAACTTTCGGGCAAGCA
The sequence above is a segment of the Pueribacillus theae genome. Coding sequences within it:
- a CDS encoding putative DNA-binding protein, with the translated sequence MLEKTIRVNALYDFYHPLLTPKQQSYMSLYYINDFSLREIADECNVSRQAVYDTIKRTEIMLEDYEEKLHLYEKFKKRGDVIRQLYDVLDNKKNTEVMLNLIKQLEKLD
- a CDS encoding MFS transporter, with translation MAVTAQKTTTKQLNTVYIILFAISSGHFFNDSIQAVVPAMFPILEKSLNLTYAQIGWIAFMVNMTSSVMQPVFGYIADRRPLPFLLPAGMFMSMLGLIGFGLAPNFSIILISVLFIGLGSAIFHPEGSRVAYMAAGNKRGLAQSIYQVGGNFGQSMAPIFTALIFVPFGQRGVLSFVLVAFFGMAILSFVSKWYKNQAMPAIKQSVKGTEKNGKRPIHRKIKIAMLLLVFIVFARSWYSAGITNFYQFYLIGDYGLSIKQAQIYIFIFMIAGVIGTFSGGPLADRFGKRNIILLSLIGAAPIAFILPHVSLIFVAPLVFLIGFIITSSFSVSVVYAQELLPKKVGMASGLTVGLAFGMGAIGAVFFGTLADLTSMKFVMIFVSLLPLLGFLSLFLPSDEKVRELSVEA
- the ylqF gene encoding ribosome biogenesis GTPase YlqF — encoded protein: MTIQWYPGHMAKAKREMTEKLKMIDAVFELVDARIPMSSRNPMIDEIIGDKPRLLLLNKSDMADPKMTKEWQDFFSSISISAIPLNSQKGTGVQSITTAAQQLLKEKLDKMRAKGMNPRAIRGLIVGIPNVGKSTLINRLANKKIAKTGDRPGITKQQQWIKVGKALELLDTPGILWPKFEEPVTGLRLAVTGAIKDELLDFQELALFLLTYLRENYPENLLHRYHLDELHENPLDLLEAIAKKRGFLMSGGMIDYDRCAEMLLREYRTEKLGKITLERPGDFYVFKHANTKD
- the rimM gene encoding ribosome maturation factor RimM (Essential for efficient processing of 16S rRNA), which codes for MRWFNVGKIVNTHGLKGEVRVISTTDFPDLRYQIGNTLTFFSENHANEKPLTIRTHRKHKNFDLLSFEGYSNVSEVEPLKGGTLKISEDQLGEEELNENEFYYYEIIGCEVFSENGEKIGVVEEILSPGANDVWAVRKDADKKLVYIPYIESVVKNVDIPEKKITIHLLEGLIE
- the ftsY gene encoding signal recognition particle-docking protein FtsY — protein: MSFFKNLKDKITRQTDTVTEKFKQGLTKTRDSFAGKMNDLVKRYRKVDEEFFEELEEILISADVGVVTVMDLIEMLKDEARTKNIQDTEELKTVISEKLAELLEKEEGDADLNIQKDGMTIILVVGVNGVGKTTTIGKLAHKFKTEGKSVVLAAGDTFRAGAIEQLEVWGERVGVDVIKHQEGSDPAAVIFDAIQSARSKKADILICDTAGRLQNKVNLMKELEKVKKVIAREVPSAPHEVLLVLDATTGQNAMNQAKIFREATDVTGIALTKLDGTAKGGIVLAIRHELDIPVKLIGLGEQMEDLQPFDAGTFVYGLFSDMIEKNSENNDEDGL
- the trmD gene encoding tRNA (guanosine(37)-N1)-methyltransferase TrmD; translation: MKIDILTLFPRMFEGVFNESILKKAQEKSLLRFNLVNYRDYSLNKHHKVDDYPYGGGAGMVLSPQPIFDAVEAVVRTSKTKPRILLMCPQGEPFTQKKAEELSEEKHLIFICGHYEGYDERIRTHLATDELSIGDFILTGGELASMVIIDSVARLIPGVLGNQASHQQDSYSTGLLEHPHYTRPQDFRGMKVPEVLLSGDHKKIGEWRRKESLRRTIERRPDLLKENLLTEEDKLFLSKLKQEKS
- the rplS gene encoding 50S ribosomal protein L19 — translated: MSDKIAEITKEQLKTDLPNFRPGDTVKVHVKVIEGTRERIQIFEGVVIKRRGSGISETFTVRKISYGVGVERTFPVHSPKIANLEVVRRGKVRRAKLYYLRNLRGKAARIKEIR
- a CDS encoding YlqD family protein, with the protein product MKVIKRAIVKQVLTETSKAEFLKVFTEEKNRYVTECEQLDFERRKALKNQDKKNHSSIAARFNEEIDRRKEKVRSIDFQMEQLKILPLGTEVVEKEIETISELKVGDNWKQSSRPAEIVVKDGVVLEIRP
- a CDS encoding DUF1128 domain-containing protein; the protein is MDLSVKNRDNMEYMINGIVQKLQVVNTSAIKAEDYDIDNYEELRDLYSLVNRKNQFSVSEIEAIVSELGALRNNV
- the ffh gene encoding signal recognition particle protein, which gives rise to MAFEGLADRLQSTLQKIRGKGKLTEADVNEMMREIRLALLEADVNFKVVKDFIKRVKERAIGQEILQSLTPGQQVVKIVHDELKQLMGGEQSKIAVASKPPTVIMMVGLQGAGKTTTTGKLANHLRKQLNRKPLLVAADIYRPAAINQLQTLGKQLSLPVFSLGDKVSPVEIAKQAIEKAKEEHQDYVLIDTAGRLHIDEELMQELVDVKEAVKPDEIYLVVDAMTGQDAVNVADNFNEQLDITGVILTKLDGDTRGGAALSIREVTDKPIKFVGMGEKMDALEPFHPERMASRILGMGDVLTLIEKAQTNIDENKAKELEKKMRTASFTFDDFLEQLGNVRKMGPLDELIGMLPGANKMKGLKNVQIDEKQLVHVEAIIQSMTPKEKESPEIINASRRKRIAKGSGTTIQEVNRLIKQFDEMRKMMKQMTGMQKGKGKKKGNFPFPFM
- the rpsP gene encoding 30S ribosomal protein S16, which gives rise to MAVKIRLKRIGAKKAPFYRLVVADSRSPRDGRFIEEIGYYNPVKSPVEVKIDEEKALQWMLKGAKPSDTVRNLFSKAGLMEKLHNTKHAK
- a CDS encoding ribonuclease HII, with translation MFSNMPIQKIEEYVRNASITEELLEQLRKDERKGVQRLLAKVEKEQEEQKRLIEQYEQMSRYETAQKMKGKKFIAGVDEVGRGSLAGSVVAAAVILPDEPILGLYDSKQVNKKKRMELFERIHEKAIVGIGTASPHEIDRHNIYIATKMAMVKAIKACSPNIDHVLVDAMQLPISISQTSIIEGDKKSVSIAAASIIAKVTRDRMMAELAQSFPQYGFDRNVGYGTKEHLYALKNYGATSEHRLSFSPVADTMKG
- the rnc gene encoding ribonuclease III; translated protein: MNKRSKQSASKNEKRTKPIHSSHYVLTPEQKEKFALLQESIGINFNNEHLIIQAFTHSSYVNEHRKKPYEDNERLEFLGDAVLELTVSKFLYNAYPHMSEGDLTKLRAAIVCEPSLFQFANELSFHNFILLGKGEELTGGRQRPALLADVFEAFIGALFLDQGLDVVVHFLENHVFPKVSQGAFSHTMDYKSQLQEMVQSKGLGTVEYEITEEKGPAHNREFISAVLIEGKVIGEGTGKSKKEAEQEAAQKALIILQKKQSW
- a CDS encoding KH domain-containing protein, producing the protein MTELIETIVKPLVDYPDEVVVTKSMNEGLVTYSLSVHKNDMGKVIGKHGRTAKSIRSVVNAAGANRNERIHLEIV